The Terriglobus tenax genome contains a region encoding:
- a CDS encoding helix-turn-helix transcriptional regulator, translated as MEQVIAYPGTGTPTLSRPVPLHGDSRRRELANFLRSRREMLSPEAIGLPRTSRRRVRGLRREEVAEAAGISTAWYTWIEQARDLNLSLATLDSIGDALHLKPQERAHLFQLAGQPIAVPIPQQDDIVMTPLRAMLQGMEPHPAYVLDPQWHFVAWNRGTEALFGPLGDLPFEERNFVKLIFTSPSFQRIFINWEDVARCALAHFRSDSAANVDDPYWLRMVAHLKKRSPHFREWWAQHNVAWPHSWRKELLLPEGKKIYNTFDMELSRPSRLRIVTYIPEQK; from the coding sequence ATGGAACAAGTCATTGCGTATCCTGGGACTGGCACTCCTACTCTCAGCCGGCCGGTCCCTCTCCACGGGGACTCCCGCCGCCGCGAGCTGGCGAATTTTCTGCGCTCACGACGTGAGATGCTCTCGCCGGAGGCCATCGGCCTGCCGCGCACCAGCCGCCGCCGCGTCCGCGGCCTGCGCCGCGAGGAGGTTGCCGAGGCCGCAGGCATCAGCACCGCCTGGTACACCTGGATTGAACAGGCCCGCGACCTGAATCTCTCCCTGGCCACGCTTGACAGCATTGGCGACGCCCTGCACCTGAAGCCGCAGGAGCGAGCCCACCTCTTCCAGCTCGCCGGCCAGCCCATCGCCGTCCCCATTCCGCAGCAGGACGACATCGTCATGACTCCGCTGCGCGCCATGCTGCAGGGCATGGAGCCCCACCCCGCCTATGTGCTGGACCCGCAGTGGCACTTCGTCGCCTGGAACCGCGGGACCGAAGCCCTGTTCGGACCGCTGGGCGATCTGCCCTTCGAGGAACGCAACTTCGTCAAGCTGATCTTCACGTCGCCCAGCTTCCAGAGGATCTTCATCAACTGGGAAGATGTTGCCCGCTGCGCCCTGGCGCATTTCCGGTCAGACTCCGCTGCGAACGTCGACGATCCCTACTGGCTGCGCATGGTCGCGCACCTGAAAAAGCGCAGCCCCCACTTCCGCGAGTGGTGGGCGCAGCACAACGTCGCCTGGCCGCATAGCTGGCGGAAGGAACTACTGCTGCCCGAAGGGAAAAAGATCTACAACACCTTCGACATGGAGCTCTCCCGGCCTTCCCGTTTGCGGATCGTGACGTATATTCCCGAGCAGAAATAA
- a CDS encoding AbrB/MazE/SpoVT family DNA-binding domain-containing protein, whose amino-acid sequence MATSVKITTIGNSAGIILPKETLARLNLEKGDTLYLTETADGIQLTPYDEEFARQIEAMETVMRENRDVLRRLAE is encoded by the coding sequence ATGGCGACTTCGGTAAAGATCACGACCATTGGCAACTCTGCAGGGATCATTCTTCCTAAGGAAACGCTCGCGCGCCTGAATCTTGAGAAGGGCGACACGCTTTACCTGACGGAAACTGCTGACGGCATCCAGCTCACTCCCTATGACGAGGAGTTCGCCCGCCAGATTGAAGCCATGGAAACCGTGATGCGCGAGAACCGCGATGTTCTTCGCCGCCTGGCGGAATAA
- a CDS encoding type II toxin-antitoxin system death-on-curing family toxin, producing MEAPRWISKAAILQIHSRELSIDGGASGVRDEGLLESALARPLNTFAYEAHATLFDLAADYAFGIARNHPFVDGNKRVALLACEGFLILNGYRVLSEKEEKYLMYIWIAAGQISQGEFTNWLEQRARPLR from the coding sequence ATGGAGGCGCCACGCTGGATCAGCAAAGCGGCCATCCTGCAAATTCACTCCCGAGAACTTTCGATTGATGGTGGTGCGTCGGGCGTGCGTGATGAAGGGCTTTTAGAGTCTGCGTTAGCCCGTCCTCTCAACACATTCGCCTATGAGGCACATGCAACACTCTTTGATCTAGCAGCCGACTATGCCTTCGGCATCGCGCGAAATCATCCCTTTGTTGACGGGAACAAACGCGTGGCCCTGCTCGCCTGCGAAGGCTTCCTGATCCTGAACGGCTATCGGGTCCTCTCAGAGAAGGAAGAGAAGTATCTGATGTATATCTGGATTGCTGCAGGCCAGATCAGCCAGGGCGAATTCACAAATTGGTTGGAACAGCGGGCGCGACCCCTCCGGTAG
- a CDS encoding GNAT family N-acetyltransferase has translation MNLRPATPDDAEAIARIYAHYVLTSTATFELEPPSAGEIQARMAAVVEMGLPYLVAEVGGEIVGYAYAGPYRPRAAYRYTVENSVYLAPKFAGKGIGHLLMERLITLCKQAGARQMVAVIGGGEENAASMHLHQRLGFTRVGVLQGVGWKFDRAVDSLLMQRAL, from the coding sequence ATGAACCTTCGCCCTGCAACGCCGGATGACGCGGAAGCGATCGCGCGGATCTACGCGCACTATGTACTGACCAGCACCGCCACCTTTGAGCTGGAACCGCCCTCCGCTGGGGAGATTCAGGCGCGCATGGCGGCAGTTGTTGAGATGGGATTGCCGTACCTTGTGGCGGAGGTAGGTGGTGAGATTGTGGGCTATGCCTATGCCGGTCCCTACCGCCCGCGTGCGGCCTATCGCTACACGGTGGAGAACTCGGTGTATCTCGCCCCGAAGTTTGCCGGAAAGGGAATTGGGCACCTGCTGATGGAGAGGCTGATCACCCTGTGCAAGCAGGCAGGCGCACGGCAAATGGTGGCTGTGATCGGCGGCGGTGAGGAGAATGCGGCTTCCATGCATTTGCACCAGCGGCTTGGGTTTACCCGCGTCGGTGTGCTGCAGGGGGTGGGCTGGAAGTTTGACCGCGCGGTGGATTCACTGCTGATGCAGAGGGCGTTATAG
- a CDS encoding class I SAM-dependent methyltransferase yields the protein MARKQTAPVVHPFDAKFGTDTGGLIPGPKLKTGHMHDRHNTAYHGTAPSLFAQIMELWQNTWTPVPPSDYAFVDIGAGKGRSSFLAARMHFRSITGVELNPALAQIARQNITTFAPYAVTPVSILEGDIMTFPLPAGPLLLYLFNPFGATVLRRLMKKLDARQSTHPTPIDLIYVNDEHRGVLQKHGRWQSLWSGDLHLSDEDDEADRATIRRDAHGLYAVEGYERCSLWRWQMDQE from the coding sequence GTGGCACGCAAGCAGACAGCTCCGGTCGTTCATCCTTTTGACGCAAAGTTCGGCACCGACACCGGCGGCCTGATCCCCGGTCCGAAGCTGAAGACCGGCCACATGCATGACCGCCACAACACCGCCTATCACGGTACGGCTCCGTCGCTCTTTGCGCAGATCATGGAGCTGTGGCAGAACACCTGGACCCCGGTTCCGCCCAGCGACTACGCCTTTGTCGACATCGGCGCGGGCAAGGGTCGTTCCTCGTTTCTCGCCGCTAGAATGCACTTCCGCAGCATCACCGGCGTGGAGCTGAACCCCGCGCTGGCGCAGATCGCCCGGCAGAATATCACCACCTTCGCGCCCTATGCTGTCACCCCGGTCAGCATTCTTGAAGGCGATATCATGACCTTCCCGCTGCCGGCGGGGCCGCTGCTGCTCTATCTCTTCAATCCTTTCGGGGCCACCGTGCTTCGCCGCCTGATGAAGAAGCTGGACGCGCGCCAGTCCACGCACCCGACGCCTATTGACCTGATCTACGTCAACGACGAGCACCGGGGTGTTCTGCAGAAGCATGGCCGCTGGCAGTCGTTGTGGAGCGGCGACCTGCATCTGTCAGATGAGGACGACGAGGCCGACCGCGCCACCATTCGCCGCGACGCACACGGGCTTTACGCCGTGGAAGGCTACGAGCGGTGCAGTCTCTGGCGCTGGCAAATGGACCAGGAGTAG
- a CDS encoding CHAD domain-containing protein codes for MARPIQVLREQATALEAALAVCIAQPHRKAVHKLRTATRRMEAQLELLAQIKGFPPHREQAALFRQTLKSVRRLAGEVRDLDVLEQMLRALRLPEHSHRPQLLQALEDRRHKRADALKKRLKKHIPALAQVTEELFAALKPARERSLAVKDLLPIADAWYLRRTHGLKLTREEDLHSLRKAAKVSRYMAETGLPSKQADAAAVRYNRLQQSGGRWHDSLLLAQFARKTLGKNDALAQLTRDRAKSHHASFVRLLKPFRRPRG; via the coding sequence ATGGCCAGACCCATCCAGGTTCTTCGCGAGCAGGCTACCGCCCTGGAAGCGGCACTGGCTGTGTGTATCGCACAGCCGCACAGGAAAGCCGTCCATAAGCTGCGCACCGCCACCCGCCGTATGGAAGCGCAACTGGAGTTGCTCGCACAGATCAAGGGATTTCCGCCGCATCGCGAGCAGGCCGCCCTCTTTCGCCAGACGCTGAAATCCGTCCGCAGACTGGCGGGCGAGGTCCGCGACCTGGATGTCCTGGAGCAGATGCTGCGCGCCCTGCGCCTGCCGGAACACAGTCACCGCCCCCAGCTGCTGCAGGCCCTGGAAGACCGCCGCCACAAGCGCGCCGATGCACTGAAGAAGCGCCTGAAGAAACACATCCCCGCCCTCGCCCAGGTGACCGAGGAGCTGTTTGCCGCCCTGAAACCGGCACGCGAGAGATCGCTCGCCGTCAAAGACCTGCTGCCCATTGCCGATGCCTGGTACCTCCGCCGCACCCATGGCCTGAAGCTCACGCGCGAGGAGGACCTGCACTCCCTGCGCAAGGCCGCCAAGGTCTCTCGCTACATGGCGGAAACGGGTCTTCCCTCCAAACAGGCGGACGCCGCGGCTGTGCGCTACAACCGTCTGCAGCAAAGCGGTGGTCGCTGGCATGATTCGCTGCTGCTGGCGCAGTTTGCGAGAAAGACGCTGGGAAAGAACGATGCCCTGGCCCAGTTGACCCGTGACCGCGCAAAGAGCCACCACGCCAGCTTCGTGCGCCTGCTTAAACCCTTCCGCCGGCCTCGCGGATGA
- a CDS encoding LysR family transcriptional regulator — MELRHLRYFVAVAESGGFSRAARRLYVSQSALSEQIADLEAELGVQLFDRSRLRAALTAPGELFLKEARKVLGSADQAMKVARDSASGDLGEIRIGFFTGGVGPNFSRLIQRFRQAHPRVRISLHEMIPALQWKALAEGRIDIAFTRRLGVSNDAHLRVEVLRKDPLYAVLPRNHPLAPGPVDVRALANERFVLCVRETSPALFDKVIEMCSEAGFSPEIANTANVWSSIVMLVQAGEGISILPTNTLQELPKSGLAFCPLKQKNAWVELVMAWSPERESTVLHHLQQIIREAGGRV, encoded by the coding sequence ATGGAACTCCGGCACCTGCGATATTTCGTGGCTGTTGCTGAATCGGGCGGCTTTTCCCGCGCAGCCCGCCGTTTATACGTCTCACAGTCCGCGCTCAGTGAGCAGATCGCCGATCTTGAGGCTGAGCTGGGTGTGCAGTTGTTTGACCGTTCCCGCCTGCGCGCCGCACTCACAGCGCCTGGAGAGCTCTTTCTCAAAGAGGCACGCAAGGTACTTGGCAGTGCGGATCAGGCCATGAAAGTGGCCCGGGATTCCGCCTCCGGCGACCTGGGAGAGATCCGTATCGGCTTCTTTACCGGAGGCGTCGGTCCAAACTTCTCACGGTTAATCCAGCGTTTCCGGCAGGCCCATCCGCGTGTCCGCATCTCCCTGCACGAGATGATTCCCGCGCTGCAGTGGAAAGCCCTGGCCGAGGGACGCATTGATATCGCTTTTACGCGGCGGCTGGGCGTCTCCAATGACGCTCATCTGCGCGTGGAGGTGCTTCGCAAGGACCCGCTGTATGCCGTACTGCCCAGGAACCACCCGCTGGCGCCCGGGCCGGTGGACGTCCGTGCGCTGGCGAACGAGCGTTTCGTCCTGTGCGTGCGCGAGACCTCGCCGGCGCTCTTCGATAAGGTGATTGAGATGTGTTCGGAGGCGGGCTTTTCGCCGGAAATTGCCAATACGGCCAATGTCTGGAGCTCGATTGTGATGCTGGTGCAGGCCGGTGAGGGCATTTCGATTCTGCCGACCAACACGCTGCAGGAGTTGCCGAAGAGCGGCCTTGCCTTCTGTCCGCTGAAGCAGAAAAACGCCTGGGTGGAACTGGTGATGGCCTGGTCACCGGAGCGGGAATCCACCGTGCTGCACCACCTGCAGCAGATCATCCGCGAGGCCGGCGGAAGGGTTTAA